The sequence gcgtggggaagaacaatgatattcccacacgtagatagtaactctacataccttagtcgctccaaaacttgaattaaagacttgagctttgaagaagatttccaaaatcttgaattcttgaaccttgagatggttttcttgaaaaccctagttttgggaatggtgatttcttgtttagattacaaggatgtgtattagaattgacttggaataattagagtaggcttaccttggtgttcttgaggtttgggacttgttctctatggatttagggtgattttttcgtgaatggggtgttggggaaataaaccccaagcttaaatataacttaaaacgcaaaatcccgacttttgacccgaaacctGACCTGTTATGCGATGGGCCCGCGACGCACGTTCAGCGCACGACCCCGTGCGGTCAATATTCGAGAAAGGGGTTTTGTGCGATCGGTACGCGACGCAAGGCCATCGCACGCGCCCTCACGACGGACCTGTATCGGTTCTGCACAGTAttcggtaaaatggacataacttcttgtacagagCTTTTTTTGGGGCTCtacaatataccgttggaaagctatttcaaagggctacaactttcatgttttaactttcctcaaattcctaacggattttcatgaaattcgaTTTCCGGAACGAACGtatcaaaacttagccgattctatagccTCTTAAACGTCTTATTATTAgtcatattgagacgatcatatttccttgctccgatctctgattggcctggtccttatatcgttagaaagctatttttacatactacaactttcattaagggtgcttcccaaattcccaactaatcaaggagttatcctttgcccgaagtaggcctatcaaccattttcgcaaaacgttcaaacctttaatttttccgctaaaactctaatgatatgagtctaaccttagttctaagatacggggtgttacactaGTTATTCTTTAATATAACTCTCACATGGTACGAACAATCTCTTCACGGTGAGCATGGGTCATTCTTTGTGAAATTTAAAATCGAATTTAAAATTAGGGGtctttttttgcaaaattaaaattatggatcaagttttaaattttcaaaaaattaaaatcacaaatttggaattgaaattCTACCTTTTAGGTGAATTTGtgtttaaaatcaaaatttcaagctaaattttaatttattcaaaatgTCATAAGCAaacacaaatttcaaatttgaagtccaagttgcatgtccaaacacctCTTAATTTTCATGTAGGAACCGACATTAGttaatactctctccgttcaaTTTAACTGTCACTTTAGCTCTGTTTATGcccattaagaaaaataataaatataatgtttAGTTTACTAAGTTACCCCCATTTAATAAAGGTGGACTGATTTTTCCTCTTAAATATTGTGCATACTTCTTTGATGTTAAGGGTATATTgtcaatttaaattttgaattcctATGACACttatattaaaacaaaatttttgaGCTAAACGACACTTAAAATGGGATGGAGTGAGCATAATGTTTTAACCGGATATATAACTCATAGCTTAATTCATCCTTTGGGAGTGGGAGATATGATCGTTTGAAGTTTATGTTAGGGGCTCTTGACTAAAAGGACACTTCCCAAACTTAATTAGGTAATTAAAGAgtaaatggtcaaaaacacacctaaacGATCAGGTGAGcgagtttcctacctaaactatcaccaactatttatcaaatcacacttcaactatcagttgttccctttttctacttgaactatcaccatcGTTGTTCACTTTGGTAATGTACCATATTAAAATGACCTACAAAGCTACAATAACACTTTACTGTCTTCAAGAATCTTACTTGTATAATATAAATGATACACGTTGAAGTCGGCTCTATCAATTCTCGTAGAACTTAAAGCAACCAAATTCGTCGAACAAGATATTTCAAATACTCGTAATTTAATTTTACGCACATTGACAATGTGTAGTCTTTTTACATCATCAAGTTAAAATGAGTAACTGTCTATTGTAATCCTAAATTTGGTAATTATTAAGAATATAGTAATTAACGTGCTCAGTAACAACAACTATGCCTCAATCCCATGCGAATTCGGATTTCGGCTTCATCACGCTACAAAGAATATAGTAATTAACCTGTAGCTAATAGGATTTTTTTATTACCTGTCTCTAACCTGTCATTAAATAGGATTagaaatgaattttttatgTTCAGCAGCAGAAGTTATCCGTAGCTAATTCTTGCTTTTTGTAGTGGATCAATTCTCGTAGATCATGATGCTTCATATTTAATCGGCTATAACCCGTTGAAATATACTAGTATTACTGATACCGTAAAAACTACTCACATCACACTCTATATAATGTGCTTGAGCTCTCACTCCATTTGCTTCAACCAACTCAAGTAGCATGAAGAAActtcccttttttcttcttctcatttTGCTACTTGAAATAATTTCTGTTGAATCCCAAAGTCCAGCACTCTTGAAATATGTGCTTGAATGGCCACCTACTTTCTGTATTAAACTGAATTCTCAAGAAGAAGGTAGGTGCAAAGAACCAATTCCTGAACATGAATTGACACTCCATGGCCTTATGCCTGCAGATGAAGAAGGAAATAGCATTAAATGTGACCCCGGCGAAGACCCAAATTGGGATGAACtggtatatatacacacttacCTTTCGCTCTCGAGAGTTTACGTTTTATGCACGAACGATGcagaaaaatatttacataatatAACATACTACTTTTGGTTCCTCAGTTAACGTAGAAGTCCAAAGATCTTGTTATGTAAATTTTTTTATCACACTGCAGTTTAGACCAATCGAAGTTACAGTATGTAATTGTAACATTCTGGCCACTGCTTAGACAATACACACTCGTATATAGATTTTAAGTCATGCACGCTGATGACGCAAAAGTACGTGTTAATCACTTTAGCAATGCAGTTTTAATATGCTATAGTAGGTTAGTTATCATAAAGATATTATAATCTGCAATGACCTTTTAAATGACCTGATtatgcaaatatttttttttatgacgcTACAGTTTGGACCAATTGAAGATGAACTTGTAACATTCTGGCCATCACTTAGAGAAGACTTCAGTGAAAGGGACTTATGGGAGCACGAGTGGCGCGCCCATGGAGCATGTGGAGGAACAACACCACAAGAATACTTTGACAAAGCAATAGAGATCAACCACATGCCTGAACAAGGCAACTTGTTCAATTACTTGGAAACAAGTGGGATTATTGCAAGTGATAGCTTGGCTTATCCAAAAGAAGATATTGTTGAGGCTGTCCAAAAGGTGTTCAATGAGAGTACTCTAATTCTTCGTCGTCGTCCTCCTCCTCGTCCTCCTGTTCGTCCTCCTCCTCGAAGACCGCCTCCACCTCGTCGTAGACCGCCTCCTCCTCGTCGTAGATCGCCTCCTCCTCCTCGTAGAGCACCTCCTCCTCCTCGTAGAGCGCCACCTCCTCCTCGTAGAGCGCCTCCTCCTCCTCGTAGAGCGCCACCTCCTCCTCGTAGAGCGCCTCCTCCTCCTCGTAGAGCGCCACCTCCTCCTCGTAGAGCG comes from Lycium ferocissimum isolate CSIRO_LF1 unplaced genomic scaffold, AGI_CSIRO_Lferr_CH_V1 ctg15320, whole genome shotgun sequence and encodes:
- the LOC132042430 gene encoding intracellular ribonuclease LX-like → MKKLPFFLLLILLLEIISVESQSPALLKYVLEWPPTFCIKLNSQEEGRCKEPIPEHELTLHGLMPADEEGNSIKCDPGEDPNWDELFGPIEDELVTFWPSLREDFSERDLWEHEWRAHGACGGTTPQEYFDKAIEINHMPEQGNLFNYLETSGIIASDSLAYPKEDIVEAVQKVFTSPPLNIYLTCIPINPENTTHVYLNEVTLCTNLLDGTEYISCPSEAAPTSCPDEALIMLPHPQAQGLEDPQEDIWKTGMERILRLNDLPLKLMLA